One window of Perca fluviatilis chromosome 12, GENO_Pfluv_1.0, whole genome shotgun sequence genomic DNA carries:
- the LOC120570103 gene encoding CD209 antigen-like protein E, which produces MDDIYANVDYDKSVDPTPSTNQTGPRSSEKRFHGAVVLCLGLLSVFLLAGLISLGVHSAELSFIKANLTERLHASDDKSFSLTEERDRLNSRLTEMAKELDRLKQTAELSSIKANLTERLQASDNKSSSLTEERDRLNSSLTEMTKELDRLKQKKTCPAGWRMFSSSCYLLSAESGSWEKGRQDCRERGADLVVIENSEEQTFLSDFIKKDTWYWIGLTDRDEEATWKWVDGTPLTLKNWKRGQPDNGRGCHQCGKEDCAHIGPTTAEWNDLSCEKVMYWICENKA; this is translated from the exons ATGGATGACATCTATGCCAATGTTGACTATGACAAGTCTGTTGACCCAACACCTTCGACAAATCAGACAG GTCCCAGGAGCTCAGAGAAGAGATTTCATGGAGCTGTTGTTCTCTGTCTGGGGCTGCTGAGTGTTTTCCTGCTGGCTGGGCTCATCAGCCTCGGTGTCCACT CTGCAGAGCTCTCCTTTATCAAAGCCAACCTGACTGAGCGTCTCCACGCCAGTGATGACAAGTCTTTTTCcctgactgaagagagagaccGGCTGAACTCCAGGCTCACTGAAATGGCTAAAGAGTTGGACCGGCTTAAACAGA CTGCAGAGCTCTCCTCTATCAAAGCCAACCTGACTGAGCGTCTCCAGGCCAGTGATAACAAGTCTTCTTCcctgactgaagagagagaccGGCTGAACTCCAGCCTCACTGAAATGACTAAAGAGTTGGACCGGCTTAAACAGA AGAAAACGTGTCCAGCAGGATGGAGGATGTTCAGTTCTTCCTGTTATCTCCTCTCTGCTGAGTCTGGTTCCTGGGAGAAAGGCAGACAagactgcagagagagaggagcagatcTAGTGGTGATAGAAAACTCTGAAGAGCAG ACATTTCTCTCTGATTTCATCAAAAAAGATACTTGGTATTGGATTGGTCTGACTGACAGAGATGAGGAGGCGACCTGGAAATGGGTAGATGGAACTCCACTGACTCTGAA GAACTGGAAGAGAGGGCAGCCTGATAATGGCCGTGGATGTCACCAGTGTGGCAAAGAGGACTGTGCACATATTGGACCTACCACCGCTGAGTGGAATGACCTGTCATGTGAAAAAGTTATGTACTGGATCTGTGAGAATAAAGCTTAA
- the LOC120570373 gene encoding CD209 antigen-like protein E: MDNESMELTNTEQQACCGSEWGLPEATEMETNAAGGSVGPRSSERRFHGAVVLCLGLLSVFLLAGIISLGVHYHVTLRGSAAELSSIKANLTERLQASDDKSSSLTEERDRLNSSLTEMAKELNRLHRWSKQKKMCPAGWRMFCSSCYLLSAESGSWEKGRQDCRDRGADLVVIESSEEQTFISGITNRDTWIGLTDKDEEGTWKWVDGTPLTLKYWAGPPDNGGGDPQWGEEDCAHIVAGMDTGANWNDRRCDNSLQWICEKMA, translated from the exons ATGGATAACGAATCTATGGAACTAAccaacacagaacaacaagcCTGCTGTGGGTCTGAATGGGGATTACCAGAAGCAACAGAGAtggagaccaatgctgcaggagGGAGTGTAG GTCCCAGGAGCTCAGAGAGGAGATTTCATGGAGCTGTTGTTCTCTGTCTGGGGCTGCTGAGTGTTTTCCTGCTGGCTGGGATCATCAGCCTCGGTGTCCACT ACCATGTGACATTACGTGGATCAGCTGCAGAGCTCTCCTCTATCAAAGCCAACCTGACTGAGCGTCTCCAGGCCAGTGATGACAAGTCTTCTTCcctgactgaagagagagaccGGCTGAACTCCAGCCTCACTGAAATGGCTAAAGAGTTGAACCGGCTTCATCGTTGGTCCAAACAGA AGAAAATGTGTCCAGCAGGATGGAGGATGTTCTGTTCTTCCTGTTATCTCCTCTCTGCTGAGTCTGGTTCCTGGGAGAAAGGCAGACAAGACTGCAGAGATAGAGGAGCAGATCTGGTGGTGATAGAAAGCTCTGAAGAACAG ACGTTTATCTCTGGGATCACCAACAGAGATACTTGGATTGGTCTGACTGACAAAGATGAGGAGGGGACCTGGAAATGGGTAGATGGAACTCCACTGACTCTGAA GTACTGGGCAGGGCCGCCTGATAATGGTGGTGGAGATCCACAGTGGGGTGAAGAGGACTGTGCACACATTGTGGCTGGCATGGACACTGGAGCAAACTGGAATGATCGGAGGTGTGATAACTCTCTGCAATGGATCTGTGAAAAAATGGCTTAG